The genomic segment TATGCAGTATAATTCAGTTATCAGCTCGCTTTAATTTCTGTGCATTAGTTCCCATCTTGTtatctactgtatgttttgATTGTCTGACATAATAAAAACCCCAGGAAAAcgaaaataaaatgagaatgaAATGTGGGAACTTGCACAGAGACTAATTTGGTCCACTCGGGGGAGGACAGGCAGCAGACAGCTGTGTAACAGGAGACATGATTTCAATTCGGGGGCAAGGGCACTGTGACCAACGGACACACCTCACTCCAATATCTTCACACTTTGACTTTCATTGGCAAATGCAAAATAGGAGCGAGACGAGCAAATCACAACATTAGTGAATATGAGCATAGAAAACGGGAGGCGTGAAGATTGTGAGGAAGAGGTGGAGGGGTTGTTTTACAGGCTGTTTGTAATGACAGAGGGTAGGTAATGATATGTAGGACTGGAAGGAGCAGGTGTGAGGCAGAGTTGGCCGGGACATCCCACAGACACGATTGCATGTTGGTATGCCCCACCCCCAACTCCAACCATGACCTCTTTTGAAACGGTGCCTATGTTAACCGACCTTTGAGGCAATATTTAACATGTTGATACGCCTAAAGAATCTCTCACACATTAATGGCAACACCATCATCAAGTGtctaaaccaggggtctcaaactcaaaggTCCTGGGGGCCACGGAGCATCAAGCCTGGTCAGGAGGAGGCCGGTCAAGTAAAAAATAGTCCACATTTTTTGGGGAAAGCAACTGTCCAGTAGGGGTGGGCGATGTGAGTTTATCTCATGAACAATAtctgtgatgatatttcacacaatttcaaaataaaagtggctGTATTGATATGGACCAATatgtatttcacaataaaatccaTGATAAATCtatgaacttaaaaaaaacctatattATTATAGTTACACATATTAAAGCTACCTATAtgataacttgatattaagtggtgggccgcaagtttgagacctgaTATAAACAGATTTTAGTTCCTGAAATGTGTGAGCGTGATGAAACTTATCTCAAATATTCTGCAGACATGGATTCCTGAGCAATATTGACAGGTTGGAGAACAGTCCTGTTCTAAGGGAGATAAAAAGCTGTTATTGTTTCATTACGGAGAGACTAATCCAtcgttttttttacaatagaGTACCACAAATTCGGtcatactgtataataaaaaTTTACttgtacaaaatgtacaaaatctCGAGCCATTTGTAGCTGTTTATGTGTTAtacttacagtatgtgatgTAATAATGTCATATACAGTGTGTACCATCAGACTGCTTACATCCATTGACTGTTCCTACTGTTCCTACAAGACACCAGTGACACGGTGTCATGACAGCTGAGACGCCGCGGTGTCAAAGAACTGCCCTAATGAAGCTAATGTCAAACATGGCATCACATTACGTCCTCAACGTTCCATTTCACTATCAGTTTTACCATTGATGATTCCGTGTCTGATCATTGGTATATCAGTTAGGAAGTGTCATGGCCGGTTTGATTCACTTTCCTCTGCAGGTTGGTGGGGGTCAACATTGCAACATTGCATTGTGAATAAAGCACAAACATCTGCACAACTCATGCTCTCCTGGAATAGAGAATCTTTCTAAAAGAAGACGATCTGCCACCCCAGATCTCAGCTCAATGGTCAGTAGGTTATCTATGTATTCTGGAGTGTGCCGCCTTCAAGACTGGGAGCCAGTGTAGTGATTTTAAGACCAGTAAGATGTGTTCCCTCCTGTTGGACCTGGTTATGAGTCTGGCTGAGGCAAATTCTACCCATTTTATAGGTCCCCTGTTTCCACATGGCGGGCATATTTGATCAGTGGTAAAATGACCAACCCTTTCCAAGACACTCCTGAGCTCTATGGTGTGTTAAGCAGAAGGGAAGCTCAGTCTTTTTCCAGTTGCTTCGACTCACCACCCACCCCGGACACACCCCTCACCCACCTTCATGACCCTCCACCCCCCTCCGAGTCCAACTGGAGCTATGTATGGGCCAAGGGTGGGTGTGGGGTTGCAAGGGTATAGCCGCAGTGCCCGTCTTGAATGACCGAGATGTAAATGTGTCCCTTTCATAAACTGTTCAACATGTCAGAACAGAGGCTCTGGCCAATGGGGGCACAGCAGGCACTAAAATGGTCAGACCAATGGCTGAGCGCTTGCCTGGTATATAAACATGGGGCAGACACTGGCAGAGTTGGGTGACCCTATTTTGGCTGTGGTGAACAGGATCTGATCCCAAGGACTGTTACCTCTATTCTTGTCTGGTGTGAAAGGTAAAGAATTATCACAGCAAATGACACAATTGAAGAAATAGGAGGagatatgtatacatatatatatatatacggaaACTGTATAATTTAGCCTATGGAGGATTTGGAATTGATGAAACATCCAATTTTTGGAATAAATGGTTTTGGATCCTATGATAAATAACCAAAgacattacattattttgtcagattAAGTGGCCTGAGTGTGCTGTTTCAGGGTAGCAGTAGCTACATTGTAAACTTTTATACATATATTCTTGCTCTGTGGAAATGGACAGTGATTAATGTGGACAGGTGGTTCTCACTTTGACACATGTAAGGGAGACCAACAGCCGGAGGAGGCTCTGAATGTCGTGATACTAATTTTAGCCGTTGAAGATTCACATTTATGATAGATTTTTAAGGTTTAATCCATTTCACATCATGTAATGTATTACGTGTGTTGTTGCATGTGCACTTCCTTTTCTCGCTCATATGCATTGATGTAAGTAAGGGATTCCACGGAGATCAGTGGCAATTTCATTGACGCAGTAACTGGGCGTGCAAGTGTGATATAAAGACTGCAGAGGGTTTTGAAAAGAGTGTGTAAAAGACGTTTGTATCCATGTTAACTTGAAAGCCAGAGACGGGGGGCataaagcgtgtgtgtgtgtgtgtgtgtgtgtgaagaggattGATGTGTTAATTGTACATGCTAGGGACACTTTAAAGAAAGGCTTTAAAGTCAGATGTGCTGgtgctaaaaataaacagcaaacaCGCATTCCTCCACCCCTTCTCTATTTCAGTCGGACATTTGAGCTTTTGAGAATTGAGCGACACTTGTTACCAAGATTCCTGTGCCTGACACGGCCTCAAATATGCACCTGTCTTGCAGAATATCCCggaaaaagaaatattaattaaattgGAGTGAATTGATTTATGACGCCTCTGAGCCTCAGCttaactgtgtttttcctctttctgcAGTGTTAGAAAGCAAAGATGCCTTTCGGAAACACCCACAACAACTTCAAACTCAACTACAAGGTTGAGGAGGAGTTTCCCGACCTGAGGAAGCACAACAACCATATGGCCAAGGTCCTGACCAAGGAGATCTATGGCAAGTTGAGAGACAAGCAGACACCTAGCGGCTATACCGTGGATGACGTCATCCAGACTGGTATTGACAACCCTGGTAAGTCCCAGAGAGACTCCCAATTTAGACAAATTTGGATTCGTAAAATCCGCATACATTTAGGTGTACATCTTCTAATATCTGCATCCTTATGTGCTGCTCGCCTTCAGGTCACCCCTTCATCATGACTGTTGGCTGCGTCGCTGGTGATGAGGAGTCTTATGAGGTCTTCAAGGATCTGCTGGACCCCATCATCTCCGACCGTCATGGTGGATACAAGTCAACCGACAAGCACAAGACCGACCTGAACTTCGAGAACCTGAAGGTGCAGTACTCCGTGCTTATACTCGGGGGGTTCTTAAACAAAAAGCCTAGAGGTctttggtaaaaaaataaataaaaaggattgTCTTCAACTGTGTGATAATTTTCTCATTAGGGTGGTGATGACCTGGACCCCAACTACGTTCTGTCCAGCCGCGTCCGTACTGGCCGCAGCATCAAGGGATTCACTCTGCCTCCCCACAACAGCCGTGGCGAGCGCAGAGCCATTGAGAAGCTGTCCATTGAGGGTGAGAATTAAAAAACTTGAATATAGTTGCACTTATACGCTAATCCTCAACTATGGGCTGTCCaaaagaaaagatttaaaaactaTTCAATCACAGAAGAATGTGTGGTTTCCTAACGGTACATCTATCCCTGTAGCTCTTAACAGCCTGGATGGCGAGTTCAAGGGCAAGTACTACCCCCTGAAGTCTATGACTGATGCCGAGCAGGACCAGCTGATCAatgatcacttcctgtttgacaaaCCCGTCTCCCCCCTGCTGACCTGCGCCGGAATGGCACGTGACTGGCCCGATGCCAGAGGCATCTGGTGAGAATGACCCGGCGTGACAGGCATCAGTATGAATGTATGCTTTCATTGTGTATCTGTGTTTCTCCATTTTAAAGCTTTGCATCCATCTCCCAAGGCACAACGAGAACAAGACCTTCCTGGTCTGGGTGAATGAGGAGGATCACCTGCGTGTCATCTCCATGCAGCTGGGCGgcaacatgagggaggtcttCAGACGTTTCTGCGTTGGCCTGAAGAGGGTAAGTCAAAGCAAGCAATGATTTGACTCTGTCGAAGTGGTGTGAGTGCTGCTGGGTGTCCCTCTAACTCGCCTCTTTCCTCTGGCCAGATTGAGGAAATCTTCAAGCAACATGGCCGCGGCTTCATGTGGAGCGAGCATCTCGGCTACATCCTGACCTGCCCCTCCAACCTGGGAACTGGTCTGCGTGGTGGCGTCCACGTCAAGCTGCCCAAGCTGAGCACACACGCCAAGTTTGAGGAGATCCTCACCAGGCTGCGTCTGCAGAAGCGTGGCACAGGTATATGCTCATGaacacttttttaaattgtacacCTGTAGATCGGGGCTGGTAATGACCCCCCCCTGTCCTCGGTCCTCTTTAGGTGGTGTGGACACTGCCTCCGTGGGCGGAGTGTTTGACATCTCCAACGCTGACCGTCTGGGCTCCTCCGAAGTGGAGCAGGTCCAGCTGGTGGTTGACGGTGTCAAGCTCATGGTTGAGATGgagaagaagctggagaagGGAGAGGCCATTGACAGCATGATCCCTGCCCAGAAGTAAAGAGggacaatctttttttttccttgtgacCATTCATGTGCAATCGAGCCAGCTGAAGGGCATGCAGAGGGAGCAGCTGCTCACCTAGAGACTCTTACCTCTGCTGgcctcttttttccttcttccagtttttttttttcttttctctgtcctttgtccttttttttcacgtttttctGTGTTGGTTGGTAACATCCTGGGATCAGCCTCCACTGAGCTGGGCTTTGCCCGGCAGACGTGGCATCACccactttttattattaagagTAATGACTATGGAAGCTGTTCATACTGCTCAATAAAAAGTGCCCCATGAAACAAGCTCATTTTGGTCTTTTATGTTGCAACACAACTGTAATTTAGTACAGTATACTCGTCACATGTTAATACTCACTGGGGATTATTGTGCTGACTAAAATATTTGAAATTCACAATACCATTGCAATAACTGCAAAaacttaaataatattaaagacTACAATGGGCAGATATAATTCTACCCTACTATTTCGATAAGAAAGAAATAGGTTTGCCTCACGGATAAGATACATATAGttaagattttaaattgaaaaacatttttcttaaaggaatacttcaccgatttgcatttagctttgtattactagaataggggtagtattttttaaaaattgtgcttcccaacctcagtttcccctgagtcgagaaatatcttcattcttttttttgtaagtgcccaccagtgacacttggtccgaggcttgaaacagcaacgctaattctgcactttttagacccacttgtAGGGGGGAGGGACcacattcccagaatgtaaacagtgtccgccatctttgctaacagttacgctaacaggacaagagatttctcgactcaggggaaactgaggttggaaagcgcaatttctcaaaaatactacccctattctagtaatacaaattgtgaagtattcctttaagtaagataattataaataatatgcTCCTAGTATCACCTGCAGGGCATTTTAAACATGTCACTAAATGACCTTAGTGTTATTAAGGATGTACATGGTCAAGATCTTAAACTTTTTGTTGCTACCATCGGGCTCATTCTGCCATGAGTGATCTTTATAATCCCATATTGCCACTCTGGGATTATCAAGAGACCCTAAACATGTAAAGCCATGTTCTAACATCAAGTCTGGCTGATGAGAACTAattgaaacagaaaatattcacatttaagaaactggaaaaaaaacccaacttgttttaattatttaaaaaaaacaaacacttaagccaattaatcaattatcaaaatatttgacgATTGATTTATTAATccaataattgttgcagccctactctGGACTTCAGTACATATCTAGTCAATAATATGGAAATTGACAGTTTCCCTAATTCACaattaaactgaaaat from the Solea solea chromosome 4, fSolSol10.1, whole genome shotgun sequence genome contains:
- the ckma gene encoding creatine kinase, muscle a, producing MPFGNTHNNFKLNYKVEEEFPDLRKHNNHMAKVLTKEIYGKLRDKQTPSGYTVDDVIQTGIDNPGHPFIMTVGCVAGDEESYEVFKDLLDPIISDRHGGYKSTDKHKTDLNFENLKGGDDLDPNYVLSSRVRTGRSIKGFTLPPHNSRGERRAIEKLSIEALNSLDGEFKGKYYPLKSMTDAEQDQLINDHFLFDKPVSPLLTCAGMARDWPDARGIWHNENKTFLVWVNEEDHLRVISMQLGGNMREVFRRFCVGLKRIEEIFKQHGRGFMWSEHLGYILTCPSNLGTGLRGGVHVKLPKLSTHAKFEEILTRLRLQKRGTGGVDTASVGGVFDISNADRLGSSEVEQVQLVVDGVKLMVEMEKKLEKGEAIDSMIPAQK